Within Anopheles ziemanni chromosome 2, idAnoZiCoDA_A2_x.2, whole genome shotgun sequence, the genomic segment GGAGTTGGGATCAACAATGCCAACTCTCAGTGAAATTAAAGGACTGCGAACGGAGGTGCATCATGACAGGTGCACTGTTTATGGCAAATCGTACTTGAAGCAACACCTTGTGGCCCCTATCTGGGGTCGTACTCGAGACAACCGTCTTATCGACGTGTTGGTCGGTTCTTTACCAAAGGCCGGCCAATGTGATTGTGCAGCGGCGGTCTCAAGTTTTGACGTCCAAAGGGGCGAGGTGGTATTGAGTCCAGAGGCAGTACGGAATGACATGGAGAGAAGATCAGTGTACTTCGTCCACGCTGTGGGTGAGGTCAGAGATATTTTCGGAGCAAACATCGATTGCGTCTGGGAACGAGAGCCCCGGCAGTTGGGGGGATCAGGCTTACTTCAACTAAGCTCCCCTCACCCAAGGAGGCCGCTGAAAGGGAAATCACGAAATGTGAGCATCCAAGCGGACGTTCCAGTGCCAGTAAGAATGCTGGCACAAGTTAAAATAGTGGGAAAGGTACCTCCAGTTAAACAGGAGGTGGTTAAGCAGTTGAGAAGTCGGGCCATCGTGGCGCCGATTACTCCCCAACCCACAAAATCAGCACGTAAACGTGCACAATTAAGACGCTCGGAAGCACGTAGGCTGGAAATAAATACCGGAATACGAGGGAGGGTGGCCCATTTTGGGGACCATTCCATTGAAGGTGAAGGTGCTGCCGGTCGTAACACAACCATGCTAGGAGCAGGGGCAGCACAGAACGCTATCTCTTACCTGAGAAATCGAATTACATACGATCCCAGGTACATATTGTGGCAATATGGCAGAGGCCCACCCCAACGAAGTCCGAGTATCGGGAACACTACTCCGTAGTGCCTTGAGTGTCGCCCCTACCGTGGTCAACAGAGAGGGCATTTTCACACTCTGGACCAACGTGCGGGCTCAGGGGGTGTCTGTGTCTGCTCAGTATGGCAAGAGAATCGGCGGTATGGGCTACAAGCTGGTCGAGAGTCGAAAAACTGCAATCGTCAAGGCAAATACCAAGACCGATTCGAGGCCTCAGTCCGGTAGCGGCAAAGCGCAGCAAAGAAAACTGTGGCCGGAATCGATCAAGGTAGCGACTGCGGGAGGCACGTCCTATCTTGATCTCTACATGCGCATAAGATCATCAGGCGACCCTCTTCTGCAGGAGTTTGAAGGGAAGCGGACGGCGGTTGACACTCTTTCGCTATCCCTGAAGCGTGGGATGAACGGCGAGGCGGGTATGAGCGCCATAGAACGAGTTTTGCAGGGGGATGGCGTGGCTCGACTGGTGGTCGACACGGTCACGGTGTCCATTACCGACATAGACATGCTCGCTACGCCTGAGTCAGTCGCGGCTGCTCTGGAGAATGAAACCACAACCAAAGTTGACGCCAAGTCTATCGTCCTGCACAGGCAACGCGATGGCCAGCAGGGCACACGCCGAGATAGTCTTAGAACCATGGAATTTTTAGGGTTCATGGAAAATCCAATTCATCCCAAAGTTTACTCCATATCTTTAGAGAAGAAGAACAATTTCTCTGTCGTTCATCAAATGACTCCCGACCATTGCTCAGAAGGGATATTAAGTTACAATGACAAGGAAAAGACCTATAAAACATCTATCGACTCTTGGCGGAAAATCCAGATCTCGATCCCGATACGATTGTCGGCACCTCCGATGACGATGAGTTCGATAGTACCAATACCAGAGAATCTACACCAACACTGGAAGATAGTGCACATAATTACATCAGAGATGAGCTTCAGGGAGAGCGCACCTATCTCCAAAGAGGACTTACGGACCTTTCTCGTAGACGTGATACACAATACCGGTATTACCATGCAGGTGTTTGGCGATTCGATGATGTGGCAGGAACTGAAGCACTTCTTAGCATCATCGAAAAAGCGAATCGTTACATTAGGATGCCTTACGTCTTCCTTGAACGAGACCACCTCCATGTCGTGCATGACTGTGCCTATTCAAACTCGTCGTGCCGATGTTTCCGCGTTAAAGCTCTTAGAAGAAGGAGTAAACGCAGACAGTTACGAGAACTCTCGCTCGAAGAGATCAATGCCATCGTCGAGTATTACTTTGCGGTCGGCAAAATCTGTCTCTAAAAAAAcctgtctctctctctgcgGTCGGCAAAATCTGGTCGATCGATTATGTTGATATAGTGATAGATTATTGGTATAAAAAGGGATGTACGGTCGGTCAGATGGTATATTAAGCGGCACCATGGAGTTCGATAGTCAGTTTAACCGTGAAACGACAACCGACGACGTTGAGACGTCGCAAGTTGAAATAAGTGAAAAAGTACTGAGTGCAGCTAATCAGATTCGGTCATGGATCCGCAAGAACCTGGAGTTGATGAACAACTGGCTGGCTCAGGAGGAATTGGAAGCGACGGAGGAGGATCCGTTATCGGCACCTCCGATGACGATGAGTTCGATAGTACCAATACCAGAGAATCTACACCAACACTGGAAGATAGTGCACATGATTACATCAGAGATGAGCTTCAGGGAGAGCGCACCTATCTCCAAAGAGGACTTACGGACCTTTCTCGTAGACGTGATACACAATATCGGTATTACCATGCAGGTGTTTGGCGATTCGATGATGTGGCAGGAACTGAAACACTTCTTAGCATCATCGAAAAAGCGAATCGAGACATTAGGATGCTTTACGTCTTCCTTGAACGAGACCACCTCCATGTCGTGCATGACTGTGCCTATTCAAACTCGTCGTGCCGATGTTTCCGCGTTAAAGCTCTTAGAAGAAGGAGTAAACGTAGGCAGTTACGAGAACTCTCGCTCGAAGAGATCAATGCCATCGTCGAGTATTACTTTGCGGTCGGCAAAATCTGTCTCTACGGAAAAATTCGATTTCACTTCAACTCCCACGATAATGATCGAGTGCTATATCACGTTCCGGCGACTATTTGTTGAATTCCAAGGAGGCAAACATATTTACAGGACAAGACAACGCAGAGAACAAAATGGCTCGCGTTGGAAAAGGTGCTTGAACGACACCTTGGAATCACATACGGATCGACAAGACCTAAGCTGAGTCAATCCTTTTCCATTGAACAAGGTTCTTGAAAACGCGATGGGAGTCAAGCCGTAGCATGTCACTCGGATCAGAGAGGCCAAAAAAATGAGAAACTTGCGCTTAAAGCCAAGTCAATCAAAAAGATCCCTGAACCATGTGGCATAGCAGTAAAGGTGATTGAACATCCCGTGTTTAACACGTGTAGCGGTGCTATTCAGTGCCCGGACATAGAGTTCAGTTCTCACCGACCTGAAGTATCAGAAAGAATTAGAGGTTATTataatgaaaaggaaaaagaacgatGAAATAGTCAACACAAGAACGATATATAAGATACACAATGCGGCACCATATACCAAGACGTTGGACAAAATTGATGCAATATAAAAAACGCACTTCAGTCCAACACCATTGGAAATATTGGAAAACTATAAATTTGCAAGCCGCAGGCAAACGGATCATGAACCTATAAGGAGTCGAAAAATATAATCTCGATTGCTGGAAGTGCGCGACGAACGACAAAGTAACGTGGCATAATAAGATACGTCTCAAGAGACAACCCTTTAAATGTTCCATCGACTCACAAACGTATTAACAGATTAACAGAAGGAATCTGAGAGTCTAACGAAACGGAAGTATAAACTGATCATATTTCGATCATAATCTCTGCTACGTGCAGAAAATATTATCTTATCAACTCGACGCGATTTCCATCCGAGTGCTTCGTCGCCGCTTCACGGCCTGCTACGTGCAGCAAACATTTGGTGACCGCGACGTGATCGCGAAAAGTGCCGTTTGTAAGGCAAAATACTGTCGCGATCCGTAAAAAAACTCGAGTGAAAAATGACCCTGGCCAAAAACGCCCAGACACGTGGCATTTACGGGCCACGTTGATCGGAAAGAGAACGGCGGAGCGAAGGGAGAGCTGGAGGCTGCAACCGTCACACCAGGAGACGAGAGGATCAAGCCGGACCTTTCGCGCTAACCCAACGTTTCGACGTGAAACCCAAGGCTTCGTGTCAAATCGCTAGTCGCGTTAACTAGTGCTGTTAAGTGATAGAAACAAATAAAGTTCCCGTTTTTAACCCCGTGAATTACCAACGAGTGAATTTCTTAGTGAAATCCGAAGCCCGCAGCTTCGTGCGAAAACACACGTGAAGCAAGAAGAAGAGAACATGTTCCATActgtagagagagagagagagagagagagagaaagagagcgtgGGTGCATATGATGGTGGCGGATAAACGTTCCAACCAGGAGATACCAGACGATCAGGACACCTGGAAGCTACCGTTTGCTTAGGGTACCAATATGTACAATAGAAAATAGATGCCACACGAACAAGCATCATGCGCGACGATCTTGTGACTTCGACGATTTCAGTGTCTGCGCCGGAGGTGGCGGTGTGCGTGGAGGCTCTAGGTCTCCGCCGCCCCCTCCGTAGATGGCTCCTCAAGCGATACGCTCGGATCGGGACCACTGTTCACAGCCACAACGCGAAGCCACCCGTCCCCTTACATGGAGTTGAAGTTCAGCCCCTGCAGGTTGACCGCGCTCGTGTTCATGTTGATGGTCGCCGTGTCCGGGTACCGCTGGCGGGCCATCGGGTGCAGGCTGGCCGTGGTCGTGAAATCGACGTGCCGCGTATCAACGAACCCCATCACACCCATCGGATGCCCGTGCGGGGGGCACATGAGGGAGGTGGATGATGCAGCAACGgccgctgcagctgctgccgccgccgccgcattCGTCGTGTCATTactctgctgctgttgctgctgggcttgttggtgctgttgagtttgttgctgctgctgctgttgttgttgtgccgcGGTCACTTGCTGTTGCGTCGCttgatgttgctgttgctgctgctgctgctgttgctgcagggACATGTTGAGCGCCGGGGACGAAAGGGCCGTATCGTAGTGTTCCATAGACGCATTCTCGTCTCCGGGTGGCGTTGTGGCCGTCGGGGGTGGCGATATGTTCGGTTCCAGCTTGATCCGGTTCTTAATGCTCGGCCGGCTGATCGGGTAGCCTCGCTTTTTGTACTCGAGCCACAGGGTCCGGTTGTTCACGCCGTACAGGCGAGCCGCCTTGCAGAATCCGATGCCTCCGAAGCGGACCGCCTCGAGGGCACGCAGGAAGTTTTCGTCACCCTGCGGATTGACGGATCGTTTCCGCTTGACCGGTTGCACCGTCCCGGTACCGGTCGCTCCCGCCCCGGCGGTAGTTCCATTGCCACCGGCAGCCCCGTTTCCACCGGCCGCCACCGTCGCTCCGTTGTTGCCGGGCGCTCCGGCCGCgtttgtcgtcgtcgtggtggcCGTGGCCGTCCCGAGCGGGGATTGGTTCGGTGTGCCCGTACTGTATACCAGCCCGGCCGTCGTCTGGTCGCCTCCTGCCTGCGGTGACGTTGGGGTGGAAATGTTCGATGACTGGTAGCTGTTGACCATGTTGTTCGGATTGACCGAGATGATCTGGGGCGAGAAGGGATGCTGGTAGATTTGTACGGGCGTCGTCGGTTGTGGCGTCGTGGCGTTCGAGTTCGTTGCCGACGCGTTCGTAAGCGTATTCCCATTGTTGGCCCCGGCCGAACCGGCCCCACCAGTGCCTCCGCCGGTACCACCAGCGCCACCATTCGTCGTACTGTTTGCGGTGTTGCCGCCACTACTTAGCGACTGACTATCACCAGCttgatgctgatgttgctgctgactCGATtgctgttgatgatgttgctgctgctgctgaacctgctgctgatgttgttgctgttgatgttgctgctgttgctgctgctgctgttgttgctgatgttgctgctgctgctgctgctgctgttgctgcaggcCTAAATTCGTCTGACAGGGCGTAATGCCAAACCGCGAATAATTCGTATCGATTACCGTCCATTGCCCACCTGGGAACGGAAAAGGGAACAAGAGAgctttgattatttatttgttttctatttaatttcaCATCGCGTTCGTTCCGTGTCCTTCCTTTTTCTATCGCCCTGTCTTTGTATGGGTTTGTGTGTTGTGCTATCATTTTTTTAGCATCACACGCTTTACgagatcatttaaaaaaaagtgtttgtccCTCTATACAAATGGCAAATTGAACATCTTTTTCGAAACCGTCTTGCTCTAAAACCGGCTCAGTAGTGTGGGTGTATATAATGCAGGGAGGGGGGGCCAAAGGTGGGTTCTACTACCAAATGCACCAGAGGGGGCAACGATTTCACTTTCGGGAGCTGAACAACTTCCCCGTTTTTCTTCAAAGGACCACCCCGGCAAGTGGAAAGTGGACACTCTACACTGTCTGAATGAAACGGCAAAGAAACGTGATGGTTGTCTAGGAcaccataaaacaaaaagtgatGGGAAGAAGTTACTGGGCTGTAGAAAGCAAAGTAGTTGGAGTAGCATGAGGTCATTCCATGCACGCTCTTAGTGCTACTTGAAAGTTGAACGATTCAACACAAGCATCAAACGATAtcaaaaaggtaaacaaaaaagcCGAAACACTGTGCAAATGGATCCACCACACACGTACTACTACTGTGTCCGAAAGGTTCGTTCGGTCGTTTCCGGGATCAAACAGCCTACTACGCTACTGGGATACGAATGTAATCGAAACATGTTTGCTGCTTCGTAAAGCAAGTGGGACCGGGGGGATCGTGCAGAAGATAACGAACAAAATGGATTTATATATATCTATACTACTACCGGAATGGGTAAATGTGTAAAAAACAGAACGAAATTTAATCAATACTTCCGAAAAAGTTGACTCGAAAAGGACGCAATACCAATTGCTTTCTATCGGGTGTGTTGTTGCGTACAACTCCGATTTCGTTTCCTTAACCTTTTCCATCGATTgactgtgtatttttttttctcgttttgttttgcgttgttACTGTTTGACTCGTTCACATTCGaatgtaaaattaaataaaaaacaaataaatacagGCATCGTTCATGAAGTGgcgcatttttcttttctttgaagAGATTATTCGCAGTGAGTTTGGAATCATATAactattcgtttttttttttttttgaatgcgTCTTTCACTCTGTACCCGAGCTCTCTCTGTATCCTCTTTCGTTGCACCaaattttgcatttgcattttgtCGGTCAATCATTTAATGTTACACATGGGGGATATTTATAAACGTTTGAcaatgggaaaaaatggttGGCTCTGCTAAATCATCTTTGGGGATCCGGtcagcatcttcaaagttagtgtgtgtaggtgtgtggTTGAATTGTGTGGATGTTGGGTGAATGTTCACTTGTGGATATGGTAATGATGTGTATGCGTGCCTTTAGAGTCAGATGATATAGATGAGAAACAGACGAAGCCATTCAATGAAAAAGGTGTGAAAAGGTGATGGTGAAAACAACCATTAATGGCAATGTTATTTCAATATGCTACACAGGCAAACGGTACAAAAACCAGTACACATACAAgcgaggaagaaaatgatgTATGATGCtggtaaaatatttatatattttaaaaatgtccATCGTTTAACTCCCCCTTGTCCCCACAAGTATGATTCaggtcaaacaaaaacaaaggctTTTCGGCAGTccataaaaacagaaaagttcTGCGTAACTGACGAACGAATAATCACATAATCAATATGGTCAAAAATGAAGCCATGTTGGCGGgagcattaaaaacaaaacgatgctttttttaaaaaaaaaagaaagactcTTGAAACACTGTCAACATTAATTATGATTTTGCGATGCCCGCTGACATCTCATGTAACGAAATGGCGtacaatgaaaatgaaatatgaagTATGAGAGTAGCGATTAAAATTGACACGTTGCTGGAAGCGTTAGTGTGGAGAGGGCAAGCGCAAAAACATATAACATATTAAAATAGCAAACTTATGTACATCATAGGCCTTTCCGTAAAGCCCAAACCCGCGGCCATGTTTGGCTACTGCAGCGTGCGTTCGATCGATAACACGCTCCCCCCTGGCGTAAAGGACTCACCGTTGCGTGATTGTTAATCGAGGAATATTAAATTACTTCGTTCAGGTAAACGATGTTTGATTTCCCTCGATGCCATTCGCCCACATCAAGGGGGACCAATGTTCCACTTCGTACCACGCAGCAGAACGCATCGCCGCAAACGGATGAAGACTGTTGATCCATGAAATGCGTCCTTAAGGCCAGTCTATCCAAAACTGGACGGCTAGGGCAGTGAATAAGTGGAAAATCTTCCCGGGAATCAACTCAATGCACCGAACCACGTGCACAGCCAGGACGCGGTCATGCATTGCATTGACTACGCATTCCTACGCAAGGGTGTCTCGCCGAGTGAAGGCGATAAAATCCACCTCTAATTACATCGTCCAAGCTCGAGCCTTTGTGTTTTCAGCTCAGCTCAACTTCACCTCGCTCATGAACTTCGGTGGTTTTCCCACTTCCTTCCGGTTCATTGCACAGTTGTACTCTCATCAGAAAACTCAATCTCTCTTGCTTCTGCTGGAGTATTTCACTTGTCTGTTTTTAGTAAACTACCTTCTAAGCCCTTCATTCAGACGAAGAAGGTAAGAGAATGATGATTAATTTCTACCGAATACGGGCAGCATCTGTATCGTAGATATTGAGAAAACCGACTAGCGACCAGCGTTCGAGCAAAGTTTCCGAACATTTTCTCGTTTTACAAACCGATCGTGCGATAGTGGTGgtcataaattttcataatttatacTTCAAATAAAACTACAAGCGTTCCTTGTTCACTTTATTACCAATATACCAGCGTGCGCTGGCCcatgtggaaaagaaaagtttatttCTATCCCGCACAAGTTTCACTCaattgggagaaaaaaaaaagaaaccatatAATCAAATTCCAGAAGCAAAGATAAATTACAAAGATAAACTTTTGTTCAAACTTGGTAGTGAACGTACGAAACACACCGGGTTAAAGCCAATTGTGCACGAAGAACAGAACCAAACCGACCACCATCACCCAAACACACTGCCATCGACGCGTGCAATGGAGAGGAGAGGTGATGCGAAAGGTGAAATCTTGGTAGAAGTTCACCCCGACCTCGATCCACCTCAGtgcaacaacaaaacccaCCTCGATCTGCCGTCACACCACCCGCGAGAATCGATACGACCCAACCAGCATCATCGGCAAGAATATCTTGTCTCCCCCTTACGAGTCTCGCTCGAAAAAGGATCGTGGAGCTGGGGAAATGGGCGATGGAAAAGTGTGCTCATGATCGATCGAATGCAGTCTCATCGCTGAACGAGTGAGTGAGCGGGTGAGTGAGTTTATTATGCGAAGGCAACCCAGCCAGATGGGGACGGAAATCGAACGGACGAACACAGACAGACAGCCCCGACAAACAGACAGACAGACTGACTGTCGAGGGAGATGGCACACGCTTCTAGACATGTACCCGACACGTTTGCCAGCGTTTGGCAGAGATGTAAGCCTTCCTTCTACCTGAACCCTGGGAAATTCACCACCAGCTGGAAGCGAGGCAAAACGAGTTGTACTTCGTGGAGCAACTTATGGAAAACCATCCGGACTCGGAGGAAGAAAACCTGGCTAGACCTGGCAGGATGAAGAAATCACCCAGGGAGGAGGCACACTGTAGCATTGACGAGCATATGCTCCTCTCACGACGCGGCGAAACTTCGCGGTTGAGTATTATTAATTAACTTTTAATCATCTTCGGTATAAGTAGACTTTTTTGGCACTAAAATATGCGTTCCGAATGAAACTTCTTAAAGGGAACACAAAATACCCTTCAAGCCCAAAGGGACGATCAACCCATGGTCGCGTGtatattttatgtaacttaGTGCTGTTGCCTAAACATCTCCGCCAAAagcattaaatttattaaattaaaaacagaaaccaaGCGGGAGGagaattttcttcttccatttcTTGGCATAACGACCTTCTTTTTGGTCGTTTCTGGCTGTTAAGTACTTATaagacttttttccttttatgtaCGTGgctagtcagtcctctcgtacaggggaggatccggtttcggttgggattcgaacccacgccgtcaaggtggtgagccccggcgctcatgggccgatatTCTAACCGAATTAAATTTGGAAGAGAATTTTAAACGTAGCGCATTATGGTTTCCTTcttaatttaaacaatttttctaaacgcttaaaattgaaacgaaacaattttaatacgattgttttacaaaaaccTCTTAAGGGCTTTGAAGAGTATGACAAACACAACTAACAATGTTTTTCTCATACTTTTCTCTGCTTTTGAAAGAAAGTTTCCTATATTGGAGGCGACTTCTCATCATCATTagtatttgaattttaatttttatttaaatttgcaacttTGAACCAATAAGTGTGATTATTAAAAATGTTAGTCCTTGTTCTGTTTGTATGCCTGTATGATACGTTTTGATCATCAATTCAGACACCTTTATTCGCTAGCCCATGTCGCCAAAAGCCGGATAAATTGTTAATAGTATTACTGCCCCGAAATCCCGTCCGACCGAGTGACAACGCAGGCAGTCGTCAACTTTTGGCATCATTTCCGAAACCACATTTAGTCCACACCAAACGtcaccgctgctgctgctgtcataCTTGGCGCAACGTTCGAATCACGTCCCCCATCTTTCGAACCCGAACACCCGGGTGACTATCGATccgaaaaatcaaatttagatGATCGTTTTGTCGCCGCTTAGCAACATTTTATGCAAAACACTGCGCGCCCATCGGTCTCCACATTCCGGCCGTATCTTACGCCTGGGCGCACATAAGCGGAGAGGCTTACGTGAGACAGCGGAATAGATTCTCCCATGAAATCCATCCCAAATTTCCACCACCTCCGCGCGCGCAACGGGAAACCCGCAAAAGGGTTAAAgaaggggtgtgtgtgtgggatggGCATTGCCGTCAGTTATCTGGAAAATACTGATCTCGAATCCACGCCACGTTTATTTCTCCTCCCCCCTACCCCATCGCGGACGGACTCACTCACCCGGTGAGGAGATTCCCGGGAGGCTGAGTATAGCGCCAACCAACACCCGGGGCACTAATTTACAGCCTACTCGGTCGGCAGGCAGTG encodes:
- the LOC131282704 gene encoding ecdysone-induced protein 74EF; amino-acid sequence: MMSVQQYCLRWNNHQPNFISVFSTLLHNESLVDVTLAAEGRQLQAHKVVLSACSSYFQSLFTANPCQHPIVILKDVQYNDLKTMVDFMYYGEVNVSTEQLPQVLKTAEMLKIKGLAEMPDASAVCKADLSKLDPSDLIQAGAVVAGTAGDAIWGSAESQQQQQQQQQQQQAQQQQQAQHHQQQAQQQQYHHQQQQQQQQQQQQQQQQQLHQQPQLRRSPSPQTNMSPAARRKRLRKTSTGSGSLSTERLQQQQQQQQQQQQAAVAAAAAQQQAAAVAAAAAAAAAAQQQADEHGGSGDGTTLNLVPHLHIQQQVDNISYGTTTAHGALALGAASAAAAAAAAAAAVAGNNIRIIKESPSSDVDQQQHESSQESVDETGHHMPSIIKTEDLSGVTQTIPMDISTTPTAVNITQSQSQHTGGQWTVIDTNYSRFGITPCQTNLGLQQQQQQQQQQHQQQQQQQQQQQHQQQQHQQQVQQQQQHHQQQSSQQQHQHQAGDSQSLSSGGNTANSTTNGGAGGTGGGTGGAGSAGANNGNTLTNASATNSNATTPQPTTPVQIYQHPFSPQIISVNPNNMVNSYQSSNISTPTSPQAGGDQTTAGLVYSTGTPNQSPLGTATATTTTTNAAGAPGNNGATVAAGGNGAAGGNGTTAGAGATGTGTVQPVKRKRSVNPQGDENFLRALEAVRFGGIGFCKAARLYGVNNRTLWLEYKKRGYPISRPSIKNRIKLEPNISPPPTATTPPGDENASMEHYDTALSSPALNMSLQQQQQQQQQQHQATQQQVTAAQQQQQQQQQTQQHQQAQQQQQQSNDTTNAAAAAAAAAAVAASSTSLMCPPHGHPMGVMGFVDTRHVDFTTTASLHPMARQRYPDTATINMNTSAVNLQGLNFNSM